The following proteins come from a genomic window of Ovis canadensis isolate MfBH-ARS-UI-01 breed Bighorn chromosome 22, ARS-UI_OviCan_v2, whole genome shotgun sequence:
- the HHEX gene encoding hematopoietically-expressed homeobox protein HHEX — MQYPHPGPATAAGAVGVPLYAPTPLLQPAHPTPFYIEDILGRGPAAPTPTPTLPSPNSSFTSLVSSYRAPVYEPTPIHPAFSHHSAAALAAAYGPGGFGGPLYPFPRSVNDYTHALLRHDPLGKPLLWSPFLQRPLHKRKGGQVRFSNDQTIELEKKFETQKYLSPPERKRLAKMLQLSERQVKTWFQNRRAKWRRLKQENPQNNKKEELESLDSSCDQRQDLPSEQNKGALDSSQCSPSPVSQEDLESEISEDSDQEVDIEGDKGYFNAG; from the exons ATGCAGTACCCGCACCCCGGGCCGGCGACGGCGGCGGGCGCCGTGGGGGTGCCGCTGTACGCGCCCACGCCGCTGCTGCAGCCAGCGCACCCGACGCCGTTCTACATCGAGGACATCCTGGGTCGCGGGCCCGCCGCGCCCACCCCCACGCCCACGCTGCCGTCCCCCAACTCCTCCTTCACCAGCCTCGTGTCCTCCTACCGGGCCCCGGTGTACGAGCCCACGCCGATCCACCCCGCCTTCTCGCACCACTCCGCCGCCGCGCTGGCCGCCGCCTACGGACCTGGCGGCTTCGGGGGCCCTCTGTACCCCTTCCCGCGGTCGGTGAACGACTACACGCACGCCCTGCTCCGCCACGACCCCCTGG GCAAACCCCTGCTCTGGAGCCCTTTCTTGCAGAGACCTCTGCATAAAAGGAAAGGAGGCCAGGTGAGGTTCTCCAATGACCAGACCATCGAGCTGGAGAAGAAGTTTGAGACCCAGAAATACCTCTCCCCGCCCGAGAGGAAGCGGCTGGCCAAGATGCTGCAGCTTAGCGAGAGGCAG GTCAAAACCTGGTTTCAGAATCGACGGGCTAAATGGAGAAGACTAAAACAG GAGAACcctcaaaacaataaaaaagaagaacTGGAAAGTTTGGACAGTTCTTGCGACCAGAGGCAAGATTTGCCTAGTGAACAGAATAAAGGTGCTTTGGATAGCTCTCAGTGTTCACCCTCCCCTGTCTCCCAGGAAGACCTTGAATCAGAGATTTCAGAGGATTCTGATCAGGAAGTGGACATCGAGGGCGATAAAGGCTATTTTAATGCTGGATGA